In Pangasianodon hypophthalmus isolate fPanHyp1 chromosome 29, fPanHyp1.pri, whole genome shotgun sequence, one genomic interval encodes:
- the ppp1r11 gene encoding E3 ubiquitin-protein ligase PPP1R11, which yields MAEVAGPSSETITETVQTGTPPPPQQDGRSLTIKLRKRKTDKKVEWSSDTVDNEHMGRRSSKCCCIYEKPRQFGESSTESEGEDEEGCGSAHCILGHGRGHGQRGGGGTTTPPSSGGTNPH from the exons ATGGCGGAGGTAGCGGGGCCGTCCAGTGAGACGATCACGGAGACGGTGCAGACGGGAACACCGCCGCCGCCCCAGCAG GACGGAAGAAGCCTGACCATCAAGCTTCGAAAGAGGAAGACTGACAAAAAGGTCGAGTGGTCCAGTGACACGGTGGATAACGAACACATGGGTCGCAGGTCCTCGAAGT GTTGTTGCATTTACGAGAAGCCCCGACAGTTTGGCGAGTCCTCCACAGAGAGCGAAGGAGAGGACGAGGAAGGATGCGGTAGTGCGCACTGCATTCTCGGCCACGGGAGAGGACACGGACAGAGAGGGGGAGGCGGCACCACTACGCCCCCCAGCTCCGGTGGAACAAACCCTCACTAA